One Planctomycetota bacterium genomic region harbors:
- a CDS encoding peptidase → MSDKVLIIIGDAAETLDTMYPYYRLQEAGFTPIVAAPEVHRYQMVMHEVKPGWTITREWEGYTLQSDIAFRDVKPEQYMGIMFSGGRAPEYIRYDKDLVRITRHFFAENKPIASVCHGVEIPAYAGCVKGRRMTTVAKCRFDLESVGGIYEDAPCVVDGNLVSGRTFHDNGRYLGPWIQMLIEARQAAQVGA, encoded by the coding sequence ATGAGTGACAAAGTGCTGATCATCATCGGCGACGCCGCCGAAACGCTCGACACCATGTATCCCTACTACCGACTCCAGGAAGCCGGGTTCACGCCCATCGTCGCCGCCCCCGAAGTGCATCGCTACCAGATGGTGATGCACGAGGTGAAGCCCGGCTGGACGATCACCAGGGAATGGGAGGGCTACACGCTCCAGTCCGACATCGCCTTCCGCGACGTCAAGCCCGAACAGTACATGGGCATCATGTTCTCCGGCGGCCGCGCCCCCGAATATATCCGCTACGACAAGGACCTGGTGCGCATCACGCGCCACTTCTTCGCTGAGAACAAGCCGATCGCCAGCGTGTGTCACGGCGTCGAGATTCCCGCCTACGCCGGCTGCGTCAAGGGCCGCCGCATGACGACCGTCGCCAAGTGCCGCTTCGATCTCGAATCGGTCGGCGGGATTTATGAGGATGCGCCGTGCGTCGTCGACGGCAATCTCGTGTCGGGCCGGACGTTTCACGACAACGGGCGCTACCTCGGCCCGTGGATTCAAATGCTCATCGAAGCCCGTCAGGCCGCCCAGGTCGGCGCGTAA